In the genome of Montipora foliosa isolate CH-2021 chromosome 3, ASM3666993v2, whole genome shotgun sequence, one region contains:
- the LOC137997199 gene encoding uncharacterized protein, whose protein sequence is MLLFAVFIVLSASQCCSADSKVQMPYYQLFTPLKLVKAASFIHHHNSVTATKLTFLGAPENYARLMTVPLIPPGAIDRNANLVVKLAIGLDKEIGLGESDPSYVISDGQFFFGALILDKNNYKTDAPCVGVKGKSGEIGHRYNSKLPKPFETFYPGRFEIWLNLSERWGTCFVPVDGGLSREMLFQHKLNPNNGLFLEVYTDDKTEKTGIKYIEVTIVQEK, encoded by the exons ATGTTACTGTTCGCAGTCTTCATCGTGCTCTCAGCATC acAATGCTGCTCCGCGGATTCCAAG GTGCAGATGCCTTATTACCAACTTTTCACGCCACTGAAGTTGGTAAAGGCTGCAAGTTTTATTCACCACCACAACTCCGTTACCGCCACAAAACTGACCTTCCTGGGTGCGCCCGAAAACTACGCTCGTCTGATGACTGTCCCGCTGATTCCACCGGGAGCGATTGATAGAAATGCTAACCTCGTGGTCAAATTGGCCATTGGACTTGACAAAGAAATTGGACTCGGAGAAAGCGACCCCTCCTATGTTATTTCTGATGGCCAGTTTTTCTTTGGTGCGCTCATTCTCGACAAGAATAACTACAAGACAGATGCTCCGTGTGTCGGCGTCAAGGGAAAAAGTGGAGAAATAGGACATCGCTACAATTCAAAATTGCCGAAACCGTTTGAAACGTTCTATCCCGGGAGGTTCGAGATCTGGTTGAACTTGTCTGAAAGATGGGGAACTTGTTTTGTTCCTGTAGATGGTGGCTTAAGTCGAGAGATGCTTTTCCAACATAAGCTAAACCCTAATAACGGCTTGTTTTTGGAAGTTTATACCGATGACAAAACCGAAAAAACTGGCATAAAGTACATCGAAGTTACCATTGTGCAGGAAAAGTGA
- the LOC137997190 gene encoding UBX domain-containing protein 11-like — MSSPISSLKKGKRNPLDPRQQVPFRNPNHGPDDPSNSMLKRDGPLKLPKSSSSTNVPSDHDLLGSMMTRLTQAEQQLRVSQTQLQEKDKKIRILEEKAKLLDKARGYNSDTITELEKKCRRLQTQVFQMEEFLSDYGMIWVGDDEADSNYDNLEESPSEGRSSLNSHQGIWKPDSSLVGNATREFKMDFDRVLNNIRELNILAGEGCSDITRTKDGARLKVRDPVPLCLYSNGILMFDGPFRPYSDSVTQQCMQDIMDGFFPGELQSRYPDGVPLEVQDKRDVVFEDRRTALLFPGTGQSLIGGEENAKTKKVETRPPGQRNQSVDQFLSRLPQSVIKEGKIIDVRSGLANVIKGGTGHSDVKVLETPALQDIKSRSTDSSRPQSARTQVSTLRIKSETGEVTYILKMKFTDTIGAVRGHIDAARPKDAPPYTIKTSFPNQVYDNPNLTLQECGLVPNATLHLLAKKT, encoded by the exons ATGATCCATCAAACTCTATGCTGAAGAGGGATGGACCTCTCAAATTACCAAAGTCTTCAAGCTCAACAAATG TGCCTTCAGATCATGATCTTCTTGGCAGCATGATGACAAGATTAACTCAAGCTGAACAACAGTTGAGAGTTTCTCAGACTCAATTGCAAGAAAAG GATAAAAAGATACGTATACTAGAGGAAAAAGCTAAATTATTGGATAAAGCAAGGG GTTACAATTCTGATACAATAACAGAGTTGGAAAAGAAATGCAGGAGACTGCAGACTCAAGTATTCCAGATGGAG GAATTTCTTTCTGATTATGGTATGATATGGGTGGGAGATGATGAAGCTGATTCAAATTATGATAATTTAGAAGAATCTCCCAGCGAAGGTCGCAGTTCTTTAAACAGTCATCAGGGCATTTGGAAGCCAG ATTCCTCTTTGGTTGGCAATGCAACGCGGGAATTTAAAATGGACTTTGATCGCGTATTGAACAATATCAGAGAACTAAACATTCTAGCTGGAGAGGGATGCAGTGATATCACGAGAACTAAAGATGGCGCCAGACTCAAG GTTCGTGACCCGGTGCCATTATGTCTGTATTCAAATGGTATCTTGATGTTCGACGGTCCATTCAGACCATATTCAGACTCAGTCACTCAG CAATGCATGCAAGATATAATGGATGGATTCTTCCCTGGTGAATTACAGAGCAGATATCCGGATGGAGTTCCCTTAGAG GTTCAAGACAAAAGGGATGTTGTGTTTGAAGACAGAAGAACAGCTTTGTTGTTTCCTGGTACTGGACAGTCCTTGATTGGGGGCGAGGAAAACGCTAAAACCAAAAAAGTGGAAACTCGACCACCCG GTCAACGAAATCAGTCTGTTGATCAGTTTTTATCCCGTCTCCCGCAGTCAGTAATTAAAGAGGGTAAAATAATAGATGTTCGATCTGGATTGGCTAATGTTATCAAG GGTGGAACCGGACATTCAGATGTTAAAGTTCTTGAAACACCTGCTCTACAAGACATTAAGTCAAG AAGTACTGATAGTTCCAGGCCACAGTCGGCTAGAACTCAAGTTTCTACGCTGAGGATAAAATCAGAGACAGGAGAAGTG ACATACATATTAAAAATGAAGTTCACGGACACTATAGGAGCCGTCAGAGGTCACATAGACGCTGCAAG gccCAAAGATGCCCCTCCTTACACCATCAAAACGTCTTTTCCTAACCAAGTTTACGATAATCCGAATTTAACTCTACAAGAGTGTGGTTTGGTACCGAATGCAACCTTGCATCTTCTTGCCAAGAAAACTTGA
- the LOC137997197 gene encoding quinone oxidoreductase PIG3-like: MQRIIMNKEFVHLLFLCSVSLVLGNLTMKAVLYTPGDVSNLRIDTVDKPVAEKTKVLIRTHFTALNRADTLQRRGLYPPQPGESDILGLEVSGVIEDVGEDCVGKWKKGDRVMALLGGGGYAEYVAVDEGLVMHLPDSCKLSDSAAIPENWLTAYQLLHSLSKVQSGEVVLIHAGGSGVGTALIQLSCLAGARAFVTAGSEEKIKKAESLGARGGFNYKTGDFSSWVESVSEGQGANVILDCVGSSFWEQNIKSLAVDGRWIVYGLLGGGNVTGNLLGNVLRKRASIIGTTLKSRSLAYKKELVKEFTENVIPYFANGTLKTVVDSVIPMEEIQRAHKRMESNENIGKIIIQVIAEEDTIKSEL; encoded by the exons ATGCAAAGAATAATCATGAATAAAGAATTCGTTCACCTCCTCTTTCTTTGTTCCGTGTCATTGGTTCTTGGGAATCTGACAATGAAAGCAGTTCTTTATACGCCCGGCGATGTATCCAATTTAAGAATTGATACTGTAGATAAGCCAGTTGCGGAGAAAACGAAAGTGTTGATCCGAACTCACTTCACGGCGTTGAATCGAGCAGACACACTACAACGGCGTGGTCTGTACCCTCCCCAACCCGGGGAGTCAGACATCCTAGGTTTGGAGGTTTCCGGTGTGATAGAGGATGTTGGCGAGGACTGCGTTGGCAAATGGAA GAAGGGTGACAGAGTTATGGCATTGTTGGGAG GGGGAGGCTATGCAGAATATGTAGCAGTTGATGAAGGTCTTGTGATGCATCTACCTGACTCATGCAAACTCTCAGATTCTGCAGCCATTCCTGAGAACTGGCTGACAGCATATCAACTTCTGCACTCCCTTAGCAAAGTTCAAAGCGGGGAGGTGGTATTAATCCATGCAGGAGGTAGTGGTGTTGGTACAGCTCTGATTCAGCTGTCATGTCTTGCTGGAGCAAGGGCTTTTGTCACTGCTGGTTCTGAGGAGAAGATCAAGAAGGCAGAATCACTTGGAGCTCGAGGAGGTTTCAATTATAAAACAGGAGACTTCTCCAGCTGGGTGGAAAGTGTTAGTGAAG GACAAGGGGCAAACGTGATCCTTGATTGCGTCGGCAGTTCTTTTTGGGAGCAAAACATCAAGAGTCTCGCTGTTGATGGTCGCTGGATCGTATATGGTCTGTTAGGGGGAGGTAATGTTACAGGTAACCTTCTCGGCAACGTGCTTAGAAAGAGAGCGTCAATCATAGGCACCACTCTGAAGAGTAGATCTCTTGCG TACAAAAAGGAACTGGTAAAAGAATTCACAGAAAACGTCATCCCTTATTTTGCAAATGGAACGCTTAAGACCGTTGTGGATTCGGTCATTCCCATGGAAGAAATCCAACGGGCTCACAAAAGGATGGAATCAAATGAGAACATTGGCAAAATCATTATTCAAGTTATAGCAGAGGAGGATACGATCAAATCGGAGCTCTAG